A single Fusarium oxysporum Fo47 chromosome IV, complete sequence DNA region contains:
- a CDS encoding mannosyltransferase putative-domain-containing protein: MLTMPSLRLSAKSIQITAAIASIWLFVGVLYHYRDVSFYTPNNNFQSTSKPSSNSRSVESIKLGARYFLDYPLKDEPKANFGELGQRTELLRSWIEELEGRDDSHETAELVGQILEKQFPWLNSKQVVSPPLVDIYDRLGLSYNSTSVKSDKAPAGIVIPTGEKTLRFACHLVAALTRVHKTTLPIQVVYAGDDDLSAVGRKKIQQAADGVEIEMLDVLTVFDDNTLKLADGGWAIKPFAALASRFEQVILLDADAVFFQDPRHLLLQNRFKETGVLLFHDRLLWKNGFADRQDWWHDQIKHPGPETEKSLVWTERYSEEGDSGIVVVDKSRLDVLLGLLHIGWQNSERVRKEVTYKITYGDKESWWIGFEATGSRYAFSPHYGGIVGWLGPTKAELDAAKKAEEEKKQEDNKRDDKEEVRVCSFVIAHVDQNEKLLWYNGGLLKNKAVNQTEFEVPTHWMIDQKWHKGGSKQAMSCMVGTKASALTSGEKVVLAKSIQVAKDMDEKLHLV; encoded by the coding sequence ATGCTTACAATGCCGTCGCTGCGTCTGAGCGCAAAGTCAATACAGATCACAGCAGCTATCGCGTCGATATGGCTCTTCGTCGGCGTTCTTTATCACTATCGCGATGTTTCTTTTTACACCCCGAATAATAATTTTCAGAGTACTTCGAAACCGAGTTCGAATTCGCGCAGTGTTGAATCGATAAAGCTTGGCGCACGATATTTTCTCGATTATCCATTGAAAGACGAACCGAAGGCGAATTTTGGAGAACTTGGACAACGGACGGAATTGTTGCGATCTTGGATTGAGGAATTGGAAGGGCGAGACGACAGTCACGAGACGGCGGAACTTGTTGGACAAATTTTGGAAAAGCAGTTTCCTTGGCTCAATTCGAAGCAGGTTGTTTCGCCGCCTCTCGTCGATATCTACGATCGTCTTGGTCTTTCGTACAACAGCACAAGTGTGAAGTCTGATAAAGCACCAGCTGGAATCGTTATCCCCACGGGCGAAAAAACACTTCGATTTGCATGCCATCTCGTCGCAGCATTGACGCGCGTCCACAAGACTACCCTCCCCATTCAAGTTGTATACGCAGGAGACGATGATTTATCCGCTGTTGGACGAAAAAAGATCCAACAAGCTGCTGATGGAGTCGAGATCGAAATGCTCGATGTCCTTACTGTTTTCGACGACAATACACTAAAGCTCGCTGATGGCGGCTGGGCGATAAAACCGTTCGCTGCATTGGCTAGTCGCTTCGAGCAGGTCATTCTTCtcgatgcagatgcagtATTCTTCCAGGAtcctcgacatcttcttcttcaaaatcGGTTCAAAGAGACTGGTGTACTACTCTTCCATGATCGATTGCTCTGGAAGAATGGGTTTGCGGATCGCCAGGATTGGTGGCATGATCAGATCAAACATCCCGGTCCAGAGACGGAAAAGTCGCTTGTTTGGACGGAACGATACTCTGAAGAGGGAGATTCTGGTATTGTTGTGGTTGACAAGTCCAGGCTTGACGTTCTGCTTGGACTCCTCCATATTGGATGGCAGAATTCGGAGCGGGTGCGTAAAGAGGTTACGTACAAGATCACGTATGGCGATAAAGAGAGTTGGTGGATCGGTTTCGAAGCTACAGGATCCAGATACGCCTTCTCGCCTCACTACGGCGGCATTGTCGGGTGGTTAGGTCCAACAAAAGCCGAACTCGACGCCGCAAAgaaggcagaagaagaaaagaaacaagaggaCAACAAGCGCGatgacaaagaagaagtccgCGTCTGCAGCTTCGTCATCGCACACGTTGACCAAAACGAGAAACTTCTCTGGTACAACGGCGGTTTACTTAAGAACAAAGCCGTCAACCAAACAGAATTCGAAGTTCCGACGCATTGGATGATTGATCAAAAGTGGCACAAAGGCggaagcaagcaagcaatGAGTTGCATGGTTGGAACGAAAGCGAGTGCATTGACGAGCGGAGAGAAGGTTGTTTTAGCAAAGTCGATACAAGTAGCGAAGGACATGGATGAAAAGTTACATTTGGTCTGA
- a CDS encoding Hydantoinase B/oxoprolinase-domain-containing protein, with protein sequence MSSQGIRIAIDRGGTFTDAWAEVPGRQEHIVFKILSVCPDEYDDAPTECIRQILEIALDTTIPKGSLLDLEPIESIRMGTTVATNALLERKGDRVAFLATKGFRDVLLIGNQARPDLFDLSVRRLKQLYETVVEIDERVTIEGASEAPSDGPIDVSSDPALVVGQTGEVVRIMKKPDLDAVRADLEELKAQGFKNLAIGLMHSYTYPDHELQVTKLAEEMGFKVSASSVLQSMAKYVPRSQSAVADAYLTPMTFAYLDGFRKNFKGQLEDESANKLLICQSDGGLTSWSKFTGLRGVLSGPAGGVVGLSRTCYDDADGTPVLGFDMGGTSTDVARYSGALEHIFENTLAEVTIQTPQLDINTVAAGGGSILSWENGLLKVGPSSAGANPGPACYGRGGPLTVTDANFLLGRIIPDFFPRRLDRDVVREKFAALTEIVNKEKEGGEPFTPETLALGFLAIANATMTRPIRTLSEGRGYGASSHNLGSFGGAGGQHAVFIARDLGIKRAIIPCYSSILSAYGMALADVVVENQEPSAITFSEEVVPEIKARLESLSSKGAQGLESQGFDAKTTEHEYFLNMRYQGSDTSLMIPVSENVGEAGVAFTARHTQEFGFSQSRNILIDDVRVRSVGKSRVLNISSPFEELKKYQSDGLTPVPTPIFSRKIFFENHGWTETPVYELKSMSPGVHITGPAMIIDKTQTIVVDHLSKGVILPEHVILEVDKAEKQNVATETVDPVTLSVFGHRFMTVAEQMGHTMEKTSISVNIKERLDYSCAIFSADGGLVANAPHVPSHLGSMSTAIAYQAQRYKAGELKPGDVIISNHPQAGGTHLPDITTITPVFDDEENPKEIIFFVANRGHHADIGGIVPGSMPPNSTELWQEGAAIESFKMINEGVFDEAGLIKHLYDEPASFPGCSGTRTLTENIADLKAAVASNQKGIELIRALIKEFTWPVVQLYMHAIQDNAAQSVRDLLKQFAAKHEGGVLEATEYNDDGIPFKLKVTIDKETGDAVFDFTGTGPEHSGNLNAPPTCSYSVIMYCLRSMISKGDIPLNQGCLKPIKVVCPQNTILSPSPTAATVGCTTETSQKIADLVLRAFNAAAASQGTMNNLSFGCGGTDPVTGEVTKGFGYYETICGGAGAGLGWHGASAVHTHMTNTRITDPEILEKRYPVILHEFSIRNGSGGAGKWRGGDGCVREMEFRMPLQVSVLTDRRVTAPYGLEGGEEGQRGQNIWVRKDPVTGAMRRVSLGPRKTSHFATGDRIIILTPGGGGYGSASEMKDEVAVPERDSRSLLTNGSLGVRHSIATGN encoded by the exons aTGTCATCTCAAGGCATCCGCATCGCCATCGACCGTGGTGGCACCTTTACAGATGCATGGGCCGAAGTCCCCGGTCGACAAGAGCATATCGTCTTTAAGATCCTCTCAGTATGTCCTGATGAGTATGATGATGCTCCCACAGAATGCATTCGCCAGATCTTAGAGATCGCCCTAGACACAACAATACCCAAGGGCTCATTATTAGATCTTGAGCCGATTGAGTCCATTCGCATGGGCACTACAGTCGCTACCAATGCCCTTCTCGAAAGAAAGGGTGATCGCGTAGCCTTCCTTGCCACAAAGGGTTTCAGGGATGTTCTTCTTATCGGAAACCAGGCGAGACCTGATCTTTTTGATCTTTCGGTTCGTCGCTTGAAGCAACTTTACGAAACTGTCGTGGAGATTGATGAACGAGTCACCATTGAGGGCGCAAGCGAAGCTCCATCAGATGGCCCAATTGATGTTTCCTCGGATCCAGCGCTTGTCGTTGGTCAAACAGGAGAAGTTGTCAGGATCATGAAGAAACCAGATCTTGATGCTGTCCGCGCAGACCTTGAGGAACTTAAAGCTCAAGGCTTCAAGAACCTAGCTATCGGCCTCATGCACTCATACACGTACCCCGACCACGAGTTACAAGTCACAAAGCTCGCTGAGGAAATGGGCTTCAAAGTCTCCGCTTCCTCAGTTCTGCAGTCCATGGCCAAGTACGTGCCGCGAAGTCAATCGGCTGTCGCAGACGCTTACCTTACACCAATGACGTTCGCTTACCTGGACGGATTCCGCAAGAACTTCAAGGGCCAGTTGGAAGATGAGAGTGCGAACAAGCTCCTCATCTGCCAATCTGACGGTGGACTTACAAGCTGGTCCAAGTTCACCGGATTGAGGGGTGTTCTTAGTGGTCCTGCTGGAGGTGTCGTCGGTCTATCGAGGACTTGCTACGACGATGCTGATGGCACCCCTGTTTTGGGCTTCGATATGGGTGGCACCAGTACAGATGTCGCAAGATACTCGGGTGCATTGGAACACATCTTTGAGAACACTTTGGCCGAAGTGACCATCCAGACTCCCCAACTTGACATTAACACAGTCGCTGCAGGCGGTGGCTCGATCCTGTCCTGGGAGAACGGACTCCTCAAGGTCGGTCCCAGCAGCGCTGGTGCGAATCCAGGTCCTGCATGTTACGGCAGAGGCGGTCCCTTGACTGTCACAGATGCAAACTTCCTCCTCGGACGAATCATTCCCGACTTCTTCCCCCGTCGACTCGATCGTGATGTTGTGAGAGAAAAGTTCGCTGCTCTCACAGAGATCGTcaacaaggagaaggagggtgGTGAGCCATTCACACCCGAGACTCTAGCATTGGGTTTCCTTGCCATTGCGAATGCGACAATGACACGACCCATTCGAACACTCAGTGAAGGTCGCGGATACGGTGCATCGAGCCACAATCTGGGTTCTTTCGGCGGTGCTGGTGGTCAACACGCTGTCTTCATCGCTCGAGATCTTGGTATCAAGCGAGCCATCATCCCTTGCTACTCCAGTATCCTGTCCGCTTATGGCATGGCTCTCGCCGATGTCGTTGTTGAGAACCAAGAGCCTTCCGCTATCACCTTCTCCGAAGAAGTCGTCCCTGAGATCAAAGCCCGTCTTGAGTCTCTCTCTTCCAAGGGTGCCCAGGGTCTTGAGTCTCAAGGTTTCGACGCCAAGACTACTGAGCATGAGTACTTCCTCAACATGCGCTACCAGGGAAGCGATACGTCTCTCATGATCCCTGTATCAGAGAACGTTGGCGAGGCAGGCGTCGCATTTACTGCCAGACATACTCAAGAGTTCGGCTTCTCTCAATCGCgcaacatcctcatcgaTGACGTTCGAGTTCGAAGCGTAGGAAAGTCTCGCgttctcaacatctccagCCCCTtcgaagagctcaagaagtaCCAATCCGATGGTCTAACTCCCGTCCCAACACCCATCTTCTCTCGAAAAATCTTCTTCGAGAATCACGGCTGGACCGAAACTCCCGTTTATGAGCTCAAGTCCATGAGTCCCGGCGTTCACATCACCGGTCCTGCGATGATCATCGACAAGACTCAAACCATTGTCGTCGATCATCTCAGCAAGGGTGTCATTCTTCCCGAGCATGTCATCCTCGAGGTTgacaaggctgagaagcagAATGTTGCGACTGAGACTGTTGATCCTGTTACACTCAGTGTTTTCGGACATCGCTTCATGACTGTCGCTGAACAGATGGGTCATACCATGGAGAAGACCTCGATCTCTGTCAACATTAAGGAGAGATTGGACTACTCTTGCGCCATCTTTTCTGCTGACGGTGGTCTTGTCGCGAACGCACCTCATGTCCCTAGTCATCTTGGTTCCATGAGCACAGCCATCGCCTATCAGGCTCAACGATACAAGGCTGGTGAATTGAAGCCCGGCGATGTCATCATCAGCAATCATCCTCAAGCTGGTGGTACTCATCTTCCcgacatcaccaccatcacgCCTGTgttcgatgatgaagagaaccCCAAGgagatcatcttcttcgtcgccAACCGTGGCCATCACGCAGACATCGGCGGTATCGTCCCTGGCTCCATGCCTCCCAACTCCACTGAACTCTGGCAAGAAGGTGCCGCTATTGAGTccttcaagatgatcaaCGAGGGTGTTTTCGATGAAGCCGGTCTTATTAAGCATCTCTATGATGAACCTGCTTCATTTCCCGGCTGCAGCGGTACTCGTACTCTGACTGAGAACATCGCTGATCTCAAGGCTGCTGTCGCTTCCAACCAAAAGGGTATTGAATTGATTCGAGCTCTTATCAAGGAGTTTACCTGGCCTGTCGTTCAGCTTTACATGCATGCTATTCAGGACAATGCAGCCCAGTCCGTTCGGGATCTTCTTAAACAATTTGCTGCGAAGCATGAGGGCGGTGTTCTTGAAGCGACGGAATATAACGATGATGGTATCCcgttcaagctcaaggtcaCCATCGACAAAGAGACTGGAGATGCCGTCTTTGACTTTACGGGTACTGGACCCGAACACTCTGGTAACCTCAATGCGCCACCAACATGCTCATACTCCGTCATCATG TACTGCCTCCGCTCCATGATCTCCAAAGGCGACATCCCCCTCAACCAGGGCTGCCTCAAGCCCATCAAAGTAGTCTGTCCCCAAAACACCATCCTCTCTCCCTCCCCCACCGCCGCCACAGTTGGCTGCACAACAGAAACATCCCAAAAGATCGCCGATCTCGTCCTCCGCGCCTTCAACGCCGCAGCCGCCTCCCAAGGAACAATGAACAACCTCAGCTTCGGCTGTGGCGGTACAGATCCCGTTACCGGTGAAGTCACCAAGGGCTTTGGATACTACGAGACCATCTGTGGAGGTGCTGGTGCTGGGTTAGGTTGGCATGGTGCCAGTGCTGTTCATACGCACATGACGAACACGAGGATTACGGATCCGgagatcttggagaagagatatcCTGTTATTCTGCATGAGTTCTCTATAAGGAATGGTAGTGGCGGTGCTGGAAAGTGGAGGGGTGGTGATGGCTGTGTTCGAGAGATGGAGTTCCGCATGCCTCTACAGGTCTCTGTTCTTACGGATCGACGAGTCACGGCGCCTTATGGTCTTGagggaggagaagagggtcAGAGGGGGCAGAATATTTGGGTCAGGAAAGATCCTGTGACAGGAGCTATGAGGCGGGTTTCATTGGGACCGAGAAAGACGTCGCATTTTGCGACAGGTGATAGGATTATCATTCTGACGCCTGGTGGTGGAGGCTATGGGTCAGCTTCGGAGATGAAGGATGAGGTTGCTGTGCCGGAGAGGGATTCGAGATCGCTTTTGACTAATGGTAGCTTGGGAGTTAGGCATAGTATTGCTACTGGAAACTAG
- a CDS encoding amino acid permease/ SLC12A domain-containing protein, producing the protein MEQTPNSPDIVQDINKKEDGSAYQERVSISNGQMSDNMAPNTDMETAIQHSVNHRKLNSRQIQLFAVAGAIGNTLFVSIGKGLLAGPLALLVGFLLWGSVIFCMAQCQIEIVSLLPIDGAPIRLAGRMIDPAVGVAAGWNYFFVMISYVMFEATIINTIVTYWGYGQSPAILISATLLFFFLINVYRADLFGEFEFWVAFVKILLAIGLMLFTLTVMLGGNPMHDRFGFRYWQNPGPWVGNTAPTRLQSFVNGVNVAGYCIGGPEYLSMVAGESKDPRRVIPRAFRTIIYRLIIFCIGGCICVGILVPSNDPKLTAGTGGFAGGSPYVISMQRLNIPIMPSIVTCCLLTFVVSGGINFTFNASRALHALALDGQAPKFLRRLNRHGVPDMAVIVVILLSCLAYLALGSGSAKVLNWLLNFSTASAMFYWTIMSMTWIRFNSAMKAQGIDRKTFLPTVSRWQPFAGYWAFGWSFLFLWIQGYAVFLHGNWQVSTFIFNYGIIAFATVIGIIWKLVKRTRFHRSKEIDLHSGLDFFEALSDHYRREREGAPQNLKDKVLAKLF; encoded by the exons ATGGAGCAAACCCCAAATTCTCCTGATATCGTCCaggacatcaacaagaaggaggatggcTCAGCTTATCAAGAGCGTGTATCCATAAGTAATGGGCAAATG AGCGACAATATGGCTCCCAACACGGACATGGAAACGGCGATCCAGCATTCAGTCAACCATCGCAAGTTGAACTCGAGGCAGATCCAGCTGTTTGCCGTCGCCGGTGCTATCGGCAA CACCCTCTTCGTGAGTATCGGCAAAGGCCTTCTCGCCGGGCCACTCGCTCTACTTGTTGGCTTCCTCCTTTGGGGCTCTGTCATCTTCTGCATGGCGCAGTGTC AGATCGAGATCGTGTCGCTGTTGCCCATCGATGGCGCTCCCATCCGCCTCGCTGGGCGCATGATCGACCCAGCCGTCGGAGTGGCTGCCGGATGGAATTACTTC TTTGTGATGATCTCATACGTCATGTTCGAAGCGACTATCATAAACACCATCGTCACCTACTGGGGCTACGGCCAGTCGCCtgccattctcatctcaG CCACGctgctgttcttcttcttgattAACGTGTATCGAGCTGATCTCTTTGGCGAGTTTGAAT TCTGGGTGGCATTCGTCAAGATCCTCCTTGCCATCGGTCTCATGCTGTTCACTTTGACTGTCATGCTGGGCGGGAACCCCATGCACGATCGTTTTGGCTTCCGGTACTGGCAGAACCCGGGGCCGTGGGTCGGCAACACGGCGCCGACACGCCTGCAGTCATTTGTCAACGGAGTCAACGTTGCCGGATACTGTATAGGAGGGCCGGAGTACCTCTCAATGGTGGCCGGCGAGTCCAAGGATCCCCGACGCGTCATTCCGCGCGCCTTCAGGACCATCATCTACCGCCTGATCATCTTCTGCATCGGCGGCTGCATCTGCGTAGGCATCCTCGTGCCGTCCAACGACCCGAAACTGACGGCAGGCACCGGGGGCTTTGCGGGCGGCTCGCCATATGTCATCTCCATGCAGCGCCTTAACATACCCATTATGCCTTCTATCGTTACCTGCTGCCTGCTGACATTCGTTGTCTCCGGGGGCATCAACTTCACCTTCAACGCCTCGCGGGCTCTGCATGCCCTGGCACTGGACGGTCAGGCGCCAAAGTTCTTGCGCCGCCTAAACAGGCACGGTGTTCCGGATATGGCCGTCATTGTAGTCATCCTGCTCTCTTGCCTCGCCTATCTGGCATTGGGGTCTGGTAGCGCGAAGGTGCTCAACTGGCTGTTGAATTTCAGCACCGCATCCGCCATGTTCTACTGGACCATCATGTCTATGACATGGATCCGCTTCAACTCCGCCATGAAGGCACAGGGCATCGACAGGAAAACCTTTCTGCCCACCGTGTCACGATGGCAGCCCTTTGCGGGATACTGGGCTTTCGGCTGGtcgtttctcttcctttggATTCAGGGCTACGCCGTCTTCCTCCATGGCAACTGGCAGGTGTCgaccttcatcttcaactacGGCATAATTGCCTTTGCAACCGTGATTGGCATTATTTGGAAGCTCGTCAAGCGCACTCGGTTCCATCGCAGTAAGGAGATCGACCTCCATTCGGGGCTCGACTTCTTCGAGGCCTTGTCGGATCATTACCGCCGCGAGCGCGAGGGTGCACCGCAGAacctcaaggacaaggtctTGGCGAAGCTGTTCTAA